The following coding sequences are from one Parabacteroides pacaensis window:
- a CDS encoding heavy metal translocating P-type ATPase: MKTVKIGIEGMHCASCVSRVEQALNKVPGISKATVNLATEQAAITYNEKEISQEQIKQVVTDSGYQPLDLETAIDPEKRKEQAIVLQKIKFFVSAIFTIPLLYIAMAPMIHGVSLPYPEFLKPDLHPVTFALVQVLLCLPVVLVGYQFYTLGYKSLFKGHPDMDSLIALGTTASFGYSLFSFVMILKGDLSYVHGLYFESTATIIALVLLGKYLEMRSKGKTGEAIKKLMNLTPKTGLVIRGNVEQEIPVEEIKVDDLVVIKPGERVPVDGIIMVGSTLVDQSMLTGESIPVEKVPGDELIGGSINKNGFVTIRAIKVGKDTILSQIIRLVEDAQGSKAPIAKLADVISGYFVPIVLILAVLAGAGWFIAGKGFVFSLMILVSVLVIACPCALGLATPTAIMVATGKGAQNGVLFKNAEALELMDKVTTVVFDKTGTLTDGKPYVTDIITTSRLSENKVLELAASAEQGSEHPLGEAIVREAKGRGMQLEQVTFFSAVTGRGIEGKLNGIPLLIGNKLYMEMKDVDVSAYASRLDSLSEEGKTPVFVVYDGVLIGIIAIADTVKVETHETIALLQGLHLKIIMITGDNHRTAKAIAGEIGITEVLSDVMPQDKAAKIKELMDAGEIVAMVGDGINDAPALAQANVGIAIGSGTDIAIESADVVLVKNSIIDVYTAIRLGHATIRNIKQNLFWAFCYNVVGIPIAMGGLYIFGGPLLNPMIAAAAMSLSSVSVVLSALRLNSFKA, from the coding sequence ATGAAAACAGTAAAAATAGGAATAGAAGGGATGCATTGCGCTTCGTGTGTGTCGAGGGTAGAACAAGCACTCAATAAAGTACCGGGAATTTCTAAAGCTACAGTCAACCTGGCAACGGAACAAGCGGCTATTACATATAATGAAAAAGAAATTTCACAAGAACAGATTAAACAAGTAGTAACGGATAGCGGATATCAGCCGTTGGATTTAGAAACCGCTATCGATCCCGAAAAACGGAAAGAACAGGCTATTGTTCTCCAGAAAATAAAGTTCTTTGTCTCTGCTATTTTTACAATACCTTTACTTTATATTGCCATGGCTCCCATGATTCATGGGGTTTCCTTGCCTTATCCTGAATTTTTAAAACCAGATTTGCATCCGGTTACGTTTGCTTTGGTGCAGGTGTTATTATGTCTTCCTGTGGTTTTAGTAGGGTATCAGTTTTATACTTTAGGCTATAAATCATTGTTTAAAGGGCATCCGGATATGGATTCTTTGATAGCGTTAGGTACTACGGCTTCATTCGGATATAGTCTTTTTTCTTTTGTGATGATATTAAAAGGGGATCTATCCTATGTGCACGGGTTGTATTTTGAATCGACGGCAACTATTATCGCGCTGGTGTTATTAGGAAAATACCTGGAAATGCGATCAAAAGGGAAAACGGGGGAGGCTATTAAGAAGTTAATGAATCTGACTCCTAAAACCGGTTTGGTGATTCGTGGCAATGTGGAACAGGAAATCCCCGTAGAAGAGATTAAAGTGGACGACCTGGTAGTGATTAAGCCCGGCGAGCGGGTTCCTGTGGATGGGATCATTATGGTAGGTTCTACATTGGTAGATCAATCGATGTTGACGGGAGAGAGTATTCCGGTGGAAAAGGTGCCGGGTGACGAACTGATAGGGGGGAGTATAAATAAGAACGGTTTTGTTACCATACGGGCCATTAAAGTAGGGAAAGATACCATTTTGTCTCAAATCATCCGTTTGGTGGAAGATGCGCAAGGTTCCAAGGCGCCTATTGCCAAGCTGGCCGACGTTATATCCGGTTACTTTGTTCCTATTGTACTGATTCTGGCTGTACTGGCAGGTGCAGGATGGTTTATTGCAGGAAAAGGATTTGTGTTTTCTTTGATGATTTTGGTATCAGTGTTAGTGATTGCTTGTCCTTGCGCATTAGGCTTGGCTACCCCTACAGCTATTATGGTGGCTACGGGAAAGGGAGCACAAAATGGGGTTTTATTTAAGAATGCGGAAGCTTTGGAATTAATGGATAAAGTAACCACGGTAGTTTTTGATAAAACAGGAACCTTAACAGATGGGAAACCCTATGTTACAGATATTATAACAACTTCCCGTTTAAGTGAAAACAAAGTATTGGAGTTGGCAGCGTCTGCCGAACAAGGCTCGGAGCATCCGTTAGGTGAAGCAATCGTACGTGAGGCGAAAGGGCGGGGTATGCAATTGGAGCAGGTAACGTTTTTCAGTGCCGTAACCGGACGGGGAATAGAGGGGAAACTGAACGGTATTCCACTGCTTATCGGGAATAAGTTATATATGGAAATGAAGGATGTAGATGTTTCGGCTTACGCATCCCGATTGGATTCTTTGTCGGAAGAAGGGAAAACTCCGGTCTTTGTGGTTTATGATGGTGTTTTAATAGGAATTATTGCCATCGCGGATACAGTAAAAGTGGAAACGCATGAAACCATAGCTCTTTTGCAGGGCTTACATCTAAAGATCATCATGATCACGGGAGATAATCATCGGACTGCCAAGGCGATTGCCGGAGAGATCGGGATTACGGAAGTTCTTTCCGATGTAATGCCTCAGGATAAAGCTGCAAAAATCAAAGAACTCATGGATGCTGGCGAAATTGTGGCAATGGTAGGGGATGGGATTAACGATGCGCCGGCATTGGCACAGGCAAATGTGGGGATTGCTATCGGTTCCGGGACAGATATTGCTATCGAGTCGGCCGATGTAGTACTGGTGAAAAATAGTATTATCGATGTGTACACGGCTATTCGTCTCGGCCATGCTACGATACGAAATATTAAACAGAATCTTTTCTGGGCATTTTGTTATAATGTGGTGGGTATTCCTATTGCTATGGGTGGTTTGTATATTTTCGGCGGTCCATTGCTAAATCCGATGATTGCTGCCGCTGCTATGTCCCTTAGTTCGGTATCTGTAGTTTTAAGTGCCTTAAGATTGAATAGCTTTAAGGCATAA
- the secA gene encoding preprotein translocase subunit SecA codes for MGFNEFMTKLFGNKSQRDLKEIQPYVNKIKAVYPSIEKLSNDELRAKTDEIKQRIQDYVAAERKQVEDLRSGIESMELEQREEVWSQVDKLEKEITDKMETVLDESLPEAFSIMKETARRFKENEEVIVTATQFDRDLATKHDFVEIDGDKAIWRNHWIAGGNEIVWDMVHYDVQLFGGVVLHKGKIAEMATGEGKTLVATLPVFLNALTRNGVHVVTVNDYLSKRDSEWMGPLYMFHGLSVDCIDKHQPNSDARRTAYNADITFGTNNEFGFDYLRDNMATSPGDLVQRKHNYAIVDEVDSVLIDDARTPLIISGPIPRGEEQLFEQFRPNVEIVFNAQKNLCTKLLTEAKTKMASSDQKVRDEGSLLLYRSFKGYPRNKALIKYLSEPGIKAAMLKTEELYMAENMRNMHLVTDDLYFVIDEKNNSIELTDKGIDLLTGNSDDPHFFVLPDIAAELSQLDNIPGTEEEIQAKKDEILANYSVKSERVHTINQLLKAYTLFEKDDEYVVIDNKVMIVDEQTGRIMEGRRYSDGLHQAIEAKERVKVEAATQTFATITLQNYFRMYHKLAGMTGTAETEAGEFWDIYKLDVVVIPTNKPIARNDMNDRIYKTKREKYAAVIEEIVSLVNAGRPVLVGTTSVEISELLSRMLNLRKIPHNVLNAKLHQREAEIVAQAGQRGTVTIATNMAGRGTDIKLSPEVKEAGGLAIIGTERHESRRVDRQLRGRAGRQGDPGSSVFFVSLEDDLMRLFASEKIAGLMDRLGFKEGEVLEHNMLSKSVERAQKKVEENNFGIRKRLLEYDDVMNSQRNVVYTRRRHALMGERIGMDVLNTIFDTSNAIVEQHAESNDYEGFKLELFKTFAIECPFTEEDFRNKKPEELTDELFDYALQSFKRKMERLAQVANPVIKQVYEAQGHMYENILIPVTDGKRMYNISCNLKEAYETESKGIIKAFQKSIVLHTIDDAWKEHLREMDELRHSVQNASYENKDPLLIYKLESYNLFKSMVDTMNRKTAAILMRGQIPVREPEAVREAAPEQKQDMSRYRTEKEDLANRGDAQQAPQQPPKPKQEPVRAEKRVGRNDPCPCGSGKKYKNCHGKGL; via the coding sequence ATGGGATTTAATGAATTTATGACGAAGTTGTTCGGCAACAAGTCACAACGCGACCTGAAGGAAATTCAGCCTTATGTAAATAAGATTAAGGCGGTTTATCCGTCCATTGAAAAATTGTCGAACGATGAATTACGTGCTAAGACCGACGAAATCAAGCAACGGATACAAGATTATGTAGCTGCCGAACGGAAACAGGTAGAAGACCTGCGTTCCGGCATAGAAAGTATGGAACTGGAACAACGGGAGGAAGTATGGAGCCAGGTAGATAAACTGGAAAAGGAAATTACCGACAAGATGGAAACCGTTTTGGATGAATCGTTGCCGGAAGCTTTCTCTATCATGAAAGAAACAGCCCGCCGTTTTAAAGAAAATGAAGAAGTAATAGTAACTGCTACTCAATTCGACCGTGACTTGGCTACCAAACATGATTTTGTAGAGATAGACGGCGACAAGGCGATCTGGCGTAACCATTGGATTGCCGGTGGAAACGAAATTGTCTGGGACATGGTTCATTACGACGTTCAGTTGTTCGGGGGTGTAGTACTTCATAAAGGTAAAATTGCAGAAATGGCTACCGGTGAAGGTAAAACGTTGGTAGCAACCTTGCCTGTATTCTTAAACGCTTTGACCCGTAACGGTGTACACGTAGTTACGGTAAACGACTATTTGTCCAAACGTGACTCGGAATGGATGGGACCGTTGTATATGTTCCACGGTCTGTCGGTAGATTGTATCGACAAGCACCAGCCGAACTCGGATGCACGTCGCACGGCTTACAATGCAGATATTACTTTCGGTACTAATAATGAATTCGGATTCGACTACTTGCGTGACAATATGGCTACCAGTCCGGGTGACTTGGTTCAACGTAAGCATAACTATGCCATTGTGGATGAGGTAGACTCCGTATTGATCGACGATGCACGTACGCCTTTGATTATTTCCGGTCCGATTCCACGCGGCGAAGAACAACTGTTCGAACAATTCCGCCCGAATGTAGAAATCGTCTTTAACGCACAGAAGAACCTCTGTACCAAGTTGCTTACCGAGGCCAAAACCAAAATGGCCAGTAGCGACCAGAAGGTACGCGATGAAGGGTCTCTCCTGCTCTACCGTTCCTTTAAAGGATATCCCCGTAATAAAGCGCTTATCAAATATTTAAGTGAGCCGGGAATAAAAGCTGCCATGTTGAAAACGGAGGAGTTATATATGGCGGAAAACATGCGTAACATGCACTTGGTTACGGATGATTTGTATTTCGTGATCGATGAAAAGAATAATAGCATCGAATTGACGGATAAAGGAATCGATTTGTTGACGGGTAACTCGGATGACCCGCATTTCTTTGTTCTTCCCGATATCGCAGCGGAACTTTCCCAACTGGATAATATACCGGGTACGGAAGAAGAAATCCAAGCAAAGAAAGATGAAATTCTTGCTAATTATTCCGTCAAATCCGAACGGGTACATACCATTAACCAGTTATTGAAAGCATATACTTTGTTTGAAAAAGACGATGAATATGTAGTAATCGATAACAAAGTAATGATTGTAGACGAGCAAACAGGCCGTATCATGGAAGGACGCCGTTACTCCGACGGATTACATCAGGCAATCGAGGCGAAGGAACGGGTAAAAGTGGAAGCGGCTACCCAAACGTTCGCTACCATTACTTTACAGAATTATTTCCGTATGTACCATAAGTTGGCCGGTATGACGGGAACGGCTGAAACAGAAGCCGGTGAATTTTGGGATATCTATAAATTGGACGTAGTGGTAATTCCTACGAATAAGCCTATCGCCCGTAACGATATGAACGACCGTATCTACAAAACAAAACGTGAAAAGTATGCTGCCGTAATTGAAGAAATTGTTTCGCTGGTAAATGCCGGACGTCCGGTATTGGTGGGTACTACTTCCGTTGAAATATCGGAGTTGCTGAGCCGTATGCTTAATTTGCGTAAGATACCGCACAATGTATTGAATGCGAAGCTGCACCAACGGGAAGCGGAAATCGTTGCACAAGCCGGTCAGAGAGGTACGGTAACTATCGCAACCAATATGGCAGGTCGTGGTACGGATATTAAGCTTTCACCGGAAGTAAAAGAAGCCGGAGGTTTGGCAATCATAGGTACGGAACGTCACGAATCACGCCGGGTAGACCGTCAGTTACGGGGACGTGCCGGACGTCAGGGAGACCCCGGTTCCTCAGTGTTCTTTGTGTCTCTGGAAGACGATTTGATGCGTTTGTTTGCCTCTGAAAAGATTGCCGGTCTAATGGATAGGTTAGGCTTTAAAGAAGGGGAAGTACTGGAACACAATATGTTGAGCAAGTCTGTGGAACGTGCTCAAAAGAAAGTGGAAGAAAATAACTTTGGAATCCGTAAACGTTTGTTGGAGTATGATGATGTGATGAACTCACAGAGAAATGTAGTCTACACGCGCCGCCGCCACGCTTTAATGGGTGAACGGATCGGCATGGATGTGTTGAATACGATTTTCGATACTTCAAATGCCATTGTGGAACAGCATGCCGAAAGTAATGATTATGAAGGGTTCAAGCTGGAATTGTTTAAAACATTTGCTATAGAATGTCCGTTTACCGAAGAAGACTTCCGTAACAAGAAGCCGGAAGAGTTGACCGACGAGTTGTTCGATTATGCTTTGCAATCGTTTAAACGGAAGATGGAACGCTTGGCTCAGGTAGCAAATCCGGTGATCAAACAAGTATATGAGGCACAAGGACATATGTATGAAAACATCTTGATTCCTGTTACCGACGGAAAACGGATGTATAATATTTCTTGTAACCTGAAAGAAGCTTACGAAACGGAGTCGAAAGGCATTATCAAGGCTTTCCAGAAATCAATTGTTTTGCATACGATCGATGATGCATGGAAGGAGCATCTGCGCGAGATGGACGAGTTACGTCATTCCGTACAGAATGCTAGTTACGAAAATAAAGATCCGTTGTTGATTTATAAGTTAGAGTCTTACAACCTGTTCAAGAGTATGGTAGATACGATGAACCGGAAGACTGCTGCGATCTTGATGCGGGGACAAATTCCTGTACGTGAACCGGAAGCTGTACGTGAAGCGGCTCCTGAACAGAAACAGGATATGAGTCGTTACCGGACGGAAAAAGAAGATCTTGCGAACCGTGGCGATGCACAACAAGCTCCTCAACAACCTCCTAAACCTAAACAGGAACCGGTACGTGCAGAAAAACGGGTAGGTCGTAACGATCCTTGTCCTTGCGGTAGTGGAAAAAAATATAAAAATTGCCATGGGAAAGGTCTATAA
- a CDS encoding alkaline phosphatase family protein, producing MRKILTSLIAVLVITNMQAQQPSAPKLVVCITVDQLRGDYIEYFYNTFGEKGFKRLLNQGIVYDNIRFEFNNVGQATSFATLFTGSNPCFHGIIGNPVFSFKDEKEISCLNDPEYLGNYTTDHYSPKNLFSSTIGDELKIASKGRSDVYAIAPDAESAILSAGHAANGAFWIDNFNGNWATTTYYKGIPWYVDRCNSGVETLSSRLATLVWEPTLPLQEYKAFPYLLDDLPFKYTFNNKSAKVYEDLKSSPIVNDEVNRLALQFVENNAFGTRACPDMLAVTYYAGNFRLLMDKEYTREIQDTYIRLDKNIASLLDAVDKKVGLVNTLIVFTGTGYYKSEENYADGLAVSRGQFHPDRCVALLNMYLMALYGQKSWVKGYYNGQIYLDRKLIEDSKLDLNDIQSKAAEFVLEFSGVQNVTTDRRLRSGYWNQNTANFRNGTHHLYRGDLIIELQPGWTTTLEKTASKQNVIRNNAVITPLIFMGNGLKPAHIHREVKATEVAPSITHILRIRPPNACKETPLFELITH from the coding sequence ATGAGAAAAATATTAACGTCGCTGATTGCAGTCCTTGTCATCACCAACATGCAGGCACAACAACCTTCTGCCCCCAAGTTGGTAGTTTGCATTACCGTAGACCAGTTACGCGGAGATTATATAGAATATTTTTATAACACTTTCGGAGAAAAAGGATTTAAACGGCTGTTGAATCAAGGCATCGTATACGATAATATTCGCTTTGAATTTAACAATGTGGGGCAAGCTACCTCATTTGCCACCCTGTTTACAGGCAGTAATCCTTGTTTTCACGGAATTATCGGAAATCCGGTATTCAGTTTCAAAGATGAAAAAGAAATTTCTTGCCTGAACGATCCCGAATATCTGGGAAATTATACAACCGACCATTATTCGCCTAAGAATTTATTTAGTTCTACCATTGGAGACGAATTGAAAATTGCTTCCAAAGGAAGAAGCGATGTATATGCGATTGCTCCTGATGCCGAAAGTGCGATCCTTTCTGCCGGGCATGCTGCCAATGGTGCTTTCTGGATCGATAATTTCAACGGGAACTGGGCAACAACTACTTATTATAAAGGAATACCTTGGTATGTAGACCGGTGTAATAGCGGAGTAGAAACCCTTTCGTCACGGTTGGCCACATTAGTATGGGAACCTACCCTGCCTCTCCAGGAATACAAAGCTTTTCCTTATTTGCTGGACGACCTGCCATTTAAGTATACTTTCAATAATAAATCGGCAAAGGTTTATGAAGACTTGAAAAGCTCGCCTATCGTAAACGATGAAGTAAATCGTTTAGCCCTGCAATTTGTTGAAAACAATGCTTTTGGCACGCGTGCTTGTCCCGATATGCTTGCCGTAACTTATTATGCCGGTAATTTCCGTCTCCTGATGGATAAAGAGTATACCCGCGAAATACAGGATACTTACATCCGGTTGGATAAGAATATAGCATCACTTTTAGACGCCGTAGACAAAAAGGTCGGATTGGTGAATACATTGATTGTTTTTACCGGAACAGGGTACTATAAAAGCGAAGAGAATTATGCCGACGGACTGGCTGTAAGCCGCGGACAATTTCATCCCGACCGTTGTGTTGCTTTGCTTAATATGTACCTTATGGCTCTTTACGGCCAGAAAAGTTGGGTAAAAGGCTATTACAACGGCCAGATTTATTTGGACCGGAAACTGATAGAAGATTCGAAACTGGATTTGAATGACATCCAATCGAAAGCTGCGGAATTTGTGCTTGAGTTCAGTGGCGTGCAAAACGTTACTACAGACCGCCGCTTGCGTTCCGGTTATTGGAACCAGAATACGGCAAATTTCCGGAACGGCACACATCATCTTTACCGGGGAGATTTAATCATCGAATTGCAACCGGGGTGGACTACCACGCTGGAAAAAACAGCCTCTAAACAAAACGTAATACGCAACAATGCCGTAATTACCCCGCTTATCTTTATGGGTAACGGATTAAAACCTGCCCATATCCACCGCGAAGTAAAAGCTACCGAGGTAGCTCCGAGCATCACGCATATACTGAGAATCAGGCCGCCTAATGCTTGCAAAGAAACACCTCTTTTCGAACTGATTACTCACTAA
- a CDS encoding lipoprotein N-acyltransferase Lnb domain-containing protein produces MKRLFTFFLLFLFLLPLKAQQAKLGEHAQISLLTASPSDEEVFTLYGHSALRVKDPQHNIDTVFNYGIFSFDKPFFILRFVAGLTDYMVGVENFNNYAISYQMRGSQVIEQVLNLTSDEKQGLWEFLVWNSLPKNRIYRYNFFFDNCATRPRDIIEKYVDGKVEYAATEPDSTFRDLIRYCTRDHAWYTFGCDLVLGSPTDRLATFHEEMFLPAYLKDGIKGAKIVKPGEEPRDLVVSTRIIVEGDQTDYQDTFFTPMLTGLLLLLLTLGITYTEWRKKTYFRVVDIILFSLAGISGCILFFLSFISEHPCVNPNWNLIWLNPLQLIAAILFAVKKFGKAAYCYHFINFAALTLFLVGWKWIPQYLDTAYIPFILTLWVRSGYSVYRFIKNK; encoded by the coding sequence ATGAAACGGCTCTTTACATTTTTCCTTTTATTTCTTTTTCTACTTCCCTTAAAGGCTCAACAAGCCAAGCTGGGAGAACATGCGCAAATAAGTTTATTAACGGCTTCCCCTTCGGATGAAGAAGTCTTTACGCTGTACGGTCATTCTGCTCTACGGGTAAAAGATCCTCAGCATAACATAGATACCGTTTTTAATTACGGCATTTTCAGTTTTGATAAGCCCTTCTTCATTCTCCGTTTCGTTGCAGGACTGACAGATTATATGGTAGGCGTAGAAAATTTCAACAACTACGCTATAAGTTACCAAATGCGTGGAAGTCAAGTCATAGAACAGGTATTGAACCTGACTTCCGACGAAAAACAGGGCCTATGGGAATTCCTCGTTTGGAACTCCCTTCCCAAGAATCGTATCTACCGGTATAATTTTTTCTTTGATAATTGTGCTACACGCCCTCGTGACATCATAGAAAAGTATGTAGACGGGAAAGTGGAATATGCTGCTACCGAACCCGACAGTACATTCCGTGACTTGATCCGTTATTGCACCCGTGACCATGCGTGGTATACCTTCGGATGCGATCTGGTACTCGGCTCGCCGACCGACCGGCTGGCTACTTTCCACGAAGAAATGTTCCTGCCCGCCTATTTGAAAGATGGGATAAAAGGAGCCAAAATCGTTAAACCCGGCGAGGAACCTCGCGATTTGGTAGTTTCTACCCGGATAATCGTAGAGGGTGACCAAACGGATTATCAAGATACATTTTTTACTCCCATGCTAACCGGCCTGTTGCTTTTATTACTAACTCTAGGCATTACTTATACAGAATGGCGTAAAAAAACCTATTTCCGGGTAGTAGATATAATCCTGTTTTCCCTAGCCGGAATAAGCGGATGTATACTATTTTTTCTCAGTTTTATATCCGAGCATCCCTGTGTAAATCCCAACTGGAATCTGATATGGCTGAACCCTCTCCAACTGATTGCCGCAATTTTGTTTGCAGTAAAAAAGTTCGGGAAAGCAGCATATTGTTATCATTTTATTAACTTTGCAGCGCTTACACTGTTTTTAGTAGGATGGAAATGGATACCGCAATACCTCGATACGGCGTATATCCCTTTTATACTGACCCTTTGGGTACGTTCCGGATACAGTGTTTACAGATTTATAAAGAATAAATAA
- a CDS encoding alpha-L-rhamnosidase C-terminal domain-containing protein — MNSTIYRLLLITFFSMIFFSCEKKNRGYDMPDIQTPYRKVSGTFSGEQVPHSPDPLVAFRWEDPKHTDSLQVYTLTPLSVKVDKPENATIKSNTTMTINGPCDLMFDFGVVSAAWFEFDAGDIDGEIEMSISEFNEPAVFNLGSQHPWKTAVPVRHKNIWRLELNDGLYEGVRFAWIHIKSLNKPVDISGIRLVCQIKPTNYEGSFACSDTMLTRIWYTGAYTVKTNLLQDYFGAILMERSDRHSWTGDAHTSQAASMVAFGNFDFVKQNLRYTSTQYNGIASYSLYWILSLIDYYMYTGDKELLDEMLENACYKLDMAYEHYGDETNIVFYGWDERLGGGFENANIPETRNAYKMLSIQSWHTFSKVMRSAGYTNLAEKYEKYAEEKINLLRSAGDWSNNFGLHASADAINAAFASEEEQRRIAINAFSDRQQRLSYSPFNQYFIIQALAKAGWYNEALNTIDDCWGGQIRYGGTTFFEVFRPSWNDISSPNDAPVNNQCGYTSLTHPWSAGVTKWLSEEIVGIKPITPGFSSCTIKPRLTNGLTWVKGSVPTPHGKITVYADIRKGKYQVEIPPGATALVGIPKAGRQIKNIRFGKSFREKEKEDADFVYYNLPTGNYHVKVKYTGELSPKTSEKFSYPHKIPVKEDDSTQGNWRGKYGTEGYVLYNYERLEKNCRKLPEFVEDLHINRSGNIHWTPQTSDIRALESPLPGVTQRAIGAIITRDPQVCQQTFTMDIKTKQDYPYTVSLYFVDWDKKGRRTAIEAFDLESKEMLLPVYMVRDYEQGKYITYTFNQPVRLRIDHVRGENTTLSGIFFD, encoded by the coding sequence ATGAATTCAACGATATACAGATTACTACTTATCACTTTTTTCAGTATGATTTTCTTTTCTTGCGAAAAGAAGAACCGAGGGTATGATATGCCCGATATTCAGACACCATACAGAAAGGTGAGCGGAACTTTCTCCGGCGAACAAGTGCCTCATTCCCCCGACCCTTTGGTGGCCTTTCGATGGGAGGATCCGAAACACACGGATAGTTTGCAGGTCTATACGCTTACTCCCCTAAGTGTAAAGGTGGATAAGCCGGAAAATGCAACTATTAAAAGCAATACGACAATGACTATTAACGGTCCGTGCGACCTGATGTTTGATTTCGGGGTGGTCAGTGCAGCATGGTTTGAATTCGATGCCGGAGATATCGACGGTGAGATAGAAATGAGTATCAGCGAGTTTAATGAACCCGCAGTATTCAATCTCGGTTCCCAGCATCCGTGGAAAACGGCTGTTCCCGTTCGCCATAAGAATATCTGGCGTCTGGAACTGAATGACGGTCTTTATGAAGGAGTACGTTTTGCATGGATACATATCAAAAGCCTCAATAAGCCGGTCGATATATCGGGAATACGCTTGGTTTGCCAGATTAAACCTACCAATTATGAAGGTAGTTTTGCCTGTAGCGATACGATGCTCACCCGTATCTGGTACACCGGAGCATATACTGTAAAGACCAATCTCTTGCAAGATTACTTTGGTGCTATCCTGATGGAACGAAGCGACCGTCACTCGTGGACAGGCGATGCACATACCTCGCAGGCAGCATCCATGGTTGCTTTTGGGAATTTCGATTTTGTCAAACAAAACCTTCGTTATACATCTACCCAATACAACGGAATTGCCAGCTATTCTCTTTATTGGATACTAAGCCTGATCGATTATTATATGTATACAGGCGATAAAGAGCTGCTGGATGAAATGCTCGAAAATGCCTGTTATAAACTCGACATGGCTTACGAACATTACGGAGATGAAACAAACATTGTATTTTACGGTTGGGATGAACGTCTGGGAGGAGGCTTTGAAAACGCAAATATCCCGGAAACACGTAATGCATACAAAATGCTGTCGATACAATCCTGGCACACATTCAGCAAAGTGATGAGAAGTGCGGGTTATACCAATTTGGCTGAGAAATATGAGAAATATGCTGAGGAAAAGATCAATCTGTTACGCAGTGCCGGAGATTGGAGTAATAACTTTGGACTGCATGCCTCTGCCGATGCTATAAATGCCGCATTTGCCAGTGAAGAAGAACAAAGAAGGATTGCTATCAACGCTTTTTCAGACAGGCAACAACGCTTGTCTTATTCACCATTCAACCAATATTTCATCATCCAGGCATTGGCTAAAGCGGGGTGGTATAACGAAGCATTGAACACGATTGATGATTGTTGGGGCGGACAGATCCGTTACGGAGGAACTACTTTTTTTGAAGTATTTCGTCCTTCCTGGAATGATATTTCATCCCCCAATGATGCACCCGTCAATAACCAATGCGGCTATACGAGTCTTACACATCCATGGAGCGCCGGAGTTACCAAATGGCTGAGTGAAGAGATTGTAGGCATAAAACCCATTACGCCGGGGTTCTCATCCTGTACGATAAAACCTCGGTTAACGAATGGTTTGACCTGGGTGAAAGGAAGTGTCCCGACACCTCACGGAAAAATAACAGTATATGCTGATATCCGGAAAGGCAAATACCAGGTAGAAATACCTCCAGGTGCTACAGCTCTTGTTGGAATTCCCAAAGCGGGACGTCAGATAAAAAATATCCGTTTTGGGAAATCGTTCCGGGAAAAAGAAAAGGAAGATGCAGACTTCGTATATTACAATCTGCCGACAGGTAATTACCATGTGAAAGTGAAATATACGGGTGAACTGTCACCAAAAACTTCGGAGAAATTCTCTTATCCACACAAAATTCCTGTAAAAGAAGATGATTCTACACAAGGAAATTGGAGGGGAAAATACGGAACCGAAGGATATGTATTGTACAACTATGAACGTTTGGAAAAAAACTGCCGGAAGCTACCCGAATTTGTGGAAGATCTCCATATTAACCGTTCTGGCAATATACACTGGACACCTCAAACTTCGGACATAAGAGCATTGGAATCTCCGCTCCCCGGAGTTACACAAAGAGCTATTGGAGCAATAATAACCCGTGATCCGCAGGTATGCCAGCAAACTTTTACCATGGATATAAAGACCAAACAAGATTACCCATATACGGTTTCCCTCTATTTTGTAGATTGGGATAAAAAAGGTCGCCGGACAGCAATAGAAGCCTTCGACCTGGAATCAAAAGAAATGCTTCTTCCGGTTTATATGGTACGCGATTACGAACAAGGTAAATACATCACTTATACCTTTAATCAACCTGTACGACTACGGATTGACCATGTGAGAGGAGAGAATACAACATTGAGCGGTATATTTTTTGATTAG